GCCTCCGGCGTCGGCGTGAAACTTCACGACGCGACCCGGTCGTCGACGGCGTCGGGGTGCGCGAGCCCCAGGTGGTGGCGGAGGGTGGGGCCCTCGTACTCGGTGCGGAAGACGCCTCGTTCCTGCAGGAGCGGGACGACCTTGTAGGCGAAGTCGTCGAGGCCGGTGGGGGTGATGTGCGGTACGAGGATGAAGCCGTCGGCGGTGTCGGCCTGGACGTAGTCGTTGATGGTCCTGGCGATGGTCGCCGGGGAGCCGACGAAGGTCTGCCGGTTGCCGGTGTTGATGACCAGGTCGCGGATGGACCAGTTGTTGGCGGCGGCCAGCTCCCGCCACTCGCGGGCGGTGGCCAGCGGGTCGCGGTACATGCGCACCTGGGCACGGCCCTTGGAGATGTGGTTGTCGCTGACGTCCGGGTCGATGTCGGGCAGCGGCCCTTCCGGGTCGTAGGAGGACAGGTCCCGGTTCCAGACGAACTCCAGGTGCTTGAGGGCGGTGGCGCCGCTGACCTGTTGGCGGCGCACCTCCCTGGCAAGTTCCTCGGCCTCGGCGTCGGTGTCGGCGAGTGCGAAGGAGGCAGCGGGCAGGATCAGCAACTGGTCGTGGCGGCGGCCGTACTTGGCGAGGCGGTTCTTGACGTCCGTGTAGAAGGCCTGACCTGCCTCCAGGGTGGCGTGCCGGCTGAAGACGGCGTCGGCACTGGAGGCGGCGAACTCGCGTCCCTCCTCGGAGTCGCCTGCCTGGAAGATGACTGGGCGGCCCTGCGGGGAGCGCGGCACGTTGAACTGGCCGTGGATGTCGAAGTGTTGTCCGGTGTGGGCGAAGGCGCCGGCTTTCGCGTCGCGCAGGAAGACGCCGTTGGCCTGGTCGGCAACGATCTCGTCGCCGTGCCAGGAGTCGAAGAGCTCGTTCGCGGTGGCCAGGAACTCCTTGGCGCGGGAGTAGCGCTCCTGTTGCGGCAGAAAGCCACCGCGGCGGAAGTTCTCGCCGGTGAAGGCGTCCCAGGAGGTGACGACATTCCAGGCGGCGCGGCCGCCGGAGAGGTGGTCGAGGCCGGCGAACTGGCGGGCGACCTCGTAGGGCTCGTTGAAGGTCGAGTTGATGGTGCCGGTCAGGCCGAGGTGCTCGGTGACGGCGGCGAGCGCGGCCAGGACGGTGAAGGTGTCGGGACGGCCGACGACGTCCAGGTCGTAGATCTTTCCGCCCTGTTCGCGCAGTCGCAGTCCCTCGGCGAGGAACAGGAAGTCGAACCTGGCGCGTTCGGCGGTGCGGGCGAAGTGGGCGAAGGAGCTGAACTCGATGTGGCTGCCGGCCCTCGGGTCGCTCCACACGGTGGTGTTGTTGACGCCGGGGAAGTGGGCGGCCAGGTGGATCTGCTTCAGAGGCTTACTGGTCATGTCGGCGGGGTCCTTCCGGCTCAGACGGCGGCATAGCGGTTGGCGGGGCGCGCGAGGCCCAACAGGCCGCGCAGGGTGTCGGCTTCGTAGGCGGTGCGGAAGACACCCCGGCGCTGGAGTTCGGGGACCAGGCCGCGGGTGATGGCGGGCAGGTCGTGTCCGGCTACGGCGGGCCGCAGCCGGAACCCGCTCAGCCCTTCCTCCGACACCTCCTGCAACAGATCAGCGAGTTGAGCGGGAGTGCCGGCGAAGATGCGGGCGTCGCTGGTATACGGCTCACCCGCGAGGGCGTCGAGCCGTGCGCGCCGGTCCTCCGCGGCGGCCTGCTCGTCGTCCACGAAGACCACCAGGTCCCCGAAGACGTGCAGGGGTTCACCGGCCCGTCCTGCCGCCTCCTGCTCGGCCCGGATCTCGGCGACGATCGCCCGGGCGTGCGCGGCATCCTGCGGAGTGACGTAGCCGACGTCGGCCTGGCGGGCCAACAGCCGGTAGGGAACGGTCTGGTGGGCGAGGGCGGTGACCAGGGGCTGGCCCTGGGGCGGGCGCGGGGTGATGGAGGGTCCCTTGACACTGAAGTGCTTGCCCTGGAAGTCGATGTAGTGCAGCTTGTCGCGGTCGATGAAGCGTCCGGTGGCGGCGTCCCGGATCTCCGCGTCGTCCTCCCAGCTGTCCCAGAGCCGGCGCACGACCTCGACGTGGTCCGCGGCCTCGTCGAAGAGGTCCGTGAGCCGTTCTTGTCCGGCCGGGCTCCGCAGTTCGTTCAGGTCGATCGGCGGGAAGACGCGGCGGCCGAAGTGGCCGGCCTCGTGCGGCCGGGCGGAGATCTGCACCCGTAGGCCTGCGCGGCCGGTGCTGACGTAGTCGAGGGTGGCGATCGCCTTGGAGATGTGGAACGGCTCGGTGTGGGTGGCGATCACGGTCGGCACCAGGCCGATGTGCCGGGTCAGGGGTGCGATCCGGGCGGCGGTCAGTACGGCGTCCAGCCGACCGCGAACCTGGTCGGTGCGGCCGTCGAGTTCGCCGTAGGAGGAAGACTGCAAGGCGAGGCCGTCCTCGAAGGTGACGAAGTCGAGCAGGCCGCGCTCGGCCTCGGCGACGAGGTCCGCCCAGTATCCGGCGGTGAACAGGTCGCGGGGGCGGGCGACTTGCTCACGCCAGGAGGCGGGATGCCAGCCGGTTCCGTCGAGGGCGACGGCAAGGTGCAGAGGAGTGCGAGGAGTTGTGGACACGAGGGTGCCTTTCCTGGAGGCGGGATGAGAGGGGCTCGGCATGGCTATGCCGTTCTTTCCAGGGCCGCGGCGCCGGTGTGCCGGACGAGCGAGAAGACCGTACGGCTGCGCAGGGTGAAGCCGATCGACTCGTACAGCCGGATCGCGTTCGCGTTGGCGGCCGCGGCGTGCAGGAAGGGCTGTTCTCCGCGCTCCTTGATGCCTGCGGCGACGGCACGGACCAGACGGGTGGCCAGCCCCCGGCCTCGGTGGTCGGGGTCGGTGCACACGGCGCTGATCTCGGTCCAGCCGGGCGGGTGCAGCCGCTCGCCGGCCAGGGCGATCAGCCGGCCGCGGTGGCGGATGCCGAGGTAGGTGCCCATCTCGACGGTGCGGCGCCGGTAGGGGCCCGGCTCGGTGCGGGCGATCAGGTCGAGGATCTGGGGTACGTCGTCGCGGCCGAGGCGTACGGCCTCGGAGTCGGGCTCGGCGCGCAGGGAGGTGTCCACGAGCTGGACGCCGTGTCCGACGCTGACGACCTCCCAGCCGTCCGGCGCCTCGGTGACGCCTCGCACCGCGGCGGTGCCACCGGGGCCGACGAGACTGGCCAGGTCGGCCCAGGCGCGCGGGTCGTCCTCGTCGGAGAGGGCGTGGAAGGGGGCGACGTCCTGGTGGTAGCGGGCGGCGTGGCCGATGCGTTCGGCGAAGTGGGCGTGGGGACCGGTGAGGGCGGCCCAGGCGGGGTTGTCCAGGACGTGCGAGGAGGTGGCGTCGACGGTGGTGACGGACATGGTGTGGCGGTCTCCGGTGTGCGGCTCGGGATGTCCGGCGTGTGGGGACTCCACCGCGAGGTGGTGGTGGAGTCCCCACACGCGGTGGTCAGGAGTTGTCGAGCGGGAGTCCGGGCGGGTTGACCTCGGACTTGGCGACGGCCTCGTTGGAGAGGTTGTAGGCCTTGAGCCACTCGGCGTACTGACCGTTCTTGATCAGGTAGTTGATGGCGTCGGCGAGCGGCTTGGCCAGCCCGCTGTCCTTCTTGGCGGTGGCCGCGATCAGGCCCTGAAGGCTCGCTCCGGCGCCCGAGTAGGTGCCCGCGGTGCGGGTGGCGTTGGGCGTGTTCGCGACCTGGCTGTTGTGGTAGGCGATGCCGGGGTTGGGGCCGAGGTACGCGTCAATCTTGCCGCTGGACAGGGCGAGGTAGACGCTGTTGCTGTCCTGGAAGTACTTGACGGTGAGCTTCTTGCCCTCCTTGGCCAGCTTCGCCTTCCACTCCAGGAGGATCTTTTCCTGGTTGGTGCCAGAGCTGACGGAGATCGTCTTGCCGGCGAGGTTCTCGTAGTCGCCGCCGAAGTTCCAGGTGCTCTTCTTGGGCACGGTGAAGGCGAGGTTGTCCTGCCGGTAGGAGGCGAACTCGTATTTCTTCTTG
Above is a genomic segment from Streptomyces sp. SLBN-31 containing:
- a CDS encoding ABC transporter substrate-binding protein, coding for MRTHFTRRSPIRGITAATAVASLVTGLAACGGNSDAATTTDTAATSGEVVIGQASNGAAQQTTIKVSEVKSISSELPAALKKSGKLEIGIGALPAGFPPLAYVGGDQRTLTGAEPDFGRLVAAVLGLKPEVKNSTWENLFVGIDSGKVDVAFSNVTDTEERKKKYEFASYRQDNLAFTVPKKSTWNFGGDYENLAGKTISVSSGTNQEKILLEWKAKLAKEGKKLTVKYFQDSNSVYLALSSGKIDAYLGPNPGIAYHNSQVANTPNATRTAGTYSGAGASLQGLIAATAKKDSGLAKPLADAINYLIKNGQYAEWLKAYNLSNEAVAKSEVNPPGLPLDNS
- a CDS encoding GNAT family N-acetyltransferase, with translation MSVTTVDATSSHVLDNPAWAALTGPHAHFAERIGHAARYHQDVAPFHALSDEDDPRAWADLASLVGPGGTAAVRGVTEAPDGWEVVSVGHGVQLVDTSLRAEPDSEAVRLGRDDVPQILDLIARTEPGPYRRRTVEMGTYLGIRHRGRLIALAGERLHPPGWTEISAVCTDPDHRGRGLATRLVRAVAAGIKERGEQPFLHAAAANANAIRLYESIGFTLRSRTVFSLVRHTGAAALERTA
- a CDS encoding NtaA/DmoA family FMN-dependent monooxygenase (This protein belongs to a clade of FMN-dependent monooxygenases, within a broader family of flavin-dependent oxidoreductases, the luciferase-like monooxygenase (LMM) family, some of whose members use coenzyme F420 rather than FMN.) yields the protein MTSKPLKQIHLAAHFPGVNNTTVWSDPRAGSHIEFSSFAHFARTAERARFDFLFLAEGLRLREQGGKIYDLDVVGRPDTFTVLAALAAVTEHLGLTGTINSTFNEPYEVARQFAGLDHLSGGRAAWNVVTSWDAFTGENFRRGGFLPQQERYSRAKEFLATANELFDSWHGDEIVADQANGVFLRDAKAGAFAHTGQHFDIHGQFNVPRSPQGRPVIFQAGDSEEGREFAASSADAVFSRHATLEAGQAFYTDVKNRLAKYGRRHDQLLILPAASFALADTDAEAEELAREVRRQQVSGATALKHLEFVWNRDLSSYDPEGPLPDIDPDVSDNHISKGRAQVRMYRDPLATAREWRELAAANNWSIRDLVINTGNRQTFVGSPATIARTINDYVQADTADGFILVPHITPTGLDDFAYKVVPLLQERGVFRTEYEGPTLRHHLGLAHPDAVDDRVAS
- a CDS encoding LLM class flavin-dependent oxidoreductase, whose amino-acid sequence is MSTTPRTPLHLAVALDGTGWHPASWREQVARPRDLFTAGYWADLVAEAERGLLDFVTFEDGLALQSSSYGELDGRTDQVRGRLDAVLTAARIAPLTRHIGLVPTVIATHTEPFHISKAIATLDYVSTGRAGLRVQISARPHEAGHFGRRVFPPIDLNELRSPAGQERLTDLFDEAADHVEVVRRLWDSWEDDAEIRDAATGRFIDRDKLHYIDFQGKHFSVKGPSITPRPPQGQPLVTALAHQTVPYRLLARQADVGYVTPQDAAHARAIVAEIRAEQEAAGRAGEPLHVFGDLVVFVDDEQAAAEDRRARLDALAGEPYTSDARIFAGTPAQLADLLQEVSEEGLSGFRLRPAVAGHDLPAITRGLVPELQRRGVFRTAYEADTLRGLLGLARPANRYAAV